The Miscanthus floridulus cultivar M001 chromosome 7, ASM1932011v1, whole genome shotgun sequence genome includes a region encoding these proteins:
- the LOC136463265 gene encoding sirohydrochlorin ferrochelatase, chloroplastic-like isoform X1 — protein sequence MHPVSVPSQPYTATPAKQLVSSSTAVRKAIHFVNLRRAGRSSGNLAMNSILKPAPGSETFGREDFAVGDKDAVVIVDHGSRRQESNLLLNDFVEMFRAKTSYRIVEPAHMELAEPTIKDAFGKCVQQGASRVIVSPYFLSPGRHWKQDIPALGAEASKEHSNIPYIVTAPLGLHELMVDIMNDRIKYCLRHVAGDVDECTVCAGTRKCRLYS from the exons ATGCACCCTGTTTCAGTCCCCTCCCAGCCCTATACGGCAACTCCTGCAAAACAACTTGTGTCAAG TAGCACTGCTGTGAGGAAGGCCATCCATTTTGTCAACCTGCGGAGAGCTGGAAGGTCTAGTGGAAACCTGGCTATGAATTCCATACTGAAACCTGCCCCTGGGTCCGAAACATTTGGGAGGGAGGATTTTGCTGTGGGGGATAAGGATGCTGTGGTCATTGTTGATCATGGGTCAAGACGTCAAGAATCCAATCTCTTGCTAA ATGACTTTGTTGAGATGTTCCGGGCGAAGACTAGCTATAGGATTGTTGAGCCTGCTCATATG GAGCTAGCGGAGCCTACTATAAAGGATGCATTTGGAAAATGTGTGCAACAAGGAGCATCCCGAGTTATTGTTAGTCCATATTTCCTTTCCCCTGGACGACACTGGAAGCAA GACATTCCTGCTTTAGGAGCAGAGGCATCAAAGGAGCACTCAAATATACCCTATATTGTCACTGCCCCTCTTGGGCTGCATGAGCTTATGGTG GATATCATGAACGATCGCATCAAGTACTGCCTGCGACATGTTGCGGGTGATGTCGATGAGTGTACAGTGTGTGCTGGAACTAGGAAGTGCCGCCTGTACTCCTGA
- the LOC136463265 gene encoding sirohydrochlorin ferrochelatase, chloroplastic-like isoform X2: MHPVSVPSQPYTATPAKQLVSSTAVRKAIHFVNLRRAGRSSGNLAMNSILKPAPGSETFGREDFAVGDKDAVVIVDHGSRRQESNLLLNDFVEMFRAKTSYRIVEPAHMELAEPTIKDAFGKCVQQGASRVIVSPYFLSPGRHWKQDIPALGAEASKEHSNIPYIVTAPLGLHELMVDIMNDRIKYCLRHVAGDVDECTVCAGTRKCRLYS, from the exons ATGCACCCTGTTTCAGTCCCCTCCCAGCCCTATACGGCAACTCCTGCAAAACAACTTGTGTCAAG CACTGCTGTGAGGAAGGCCATCCATTTTGTCAACCTGCGGAGAGCTGGAAGGTCTAGTGGAAACCTGGCTATGAATTCCATACTGAAACCTGCCCCTGGGTCCGAAACATTTGGGAGGGAGGATTTTGCTGTGGGGGATAAGGATGCTGTGGTCATTGTTGATCATGGGTCAAGACGTCAAGAATCCAATCTCTTGCTAA ATGACTTTGTTGAGATGTTCCGGGCGAAGACTAGCTATAGGATTGTTGAGCCTGCTCATATG GAGCTAGCGGAGCCTACTATAAAGGATGCATTTGGAAAATGTGTGCAACAAGGAGCATCCCGAGTTATTGTTAGTCCATATTTCCTTTCCCCTGGACGACACTGGAAGCAA GACATTCCTGCTTTAGGAGCAGAGGCATCAAAGGAGCACTCAAATATACCCTATATTGTCACTGCCCCTCTTGGGCTGCATGAGCTTATGGTG GATATCATGAACGATCGCATCAAGTACTGCCTGCGACATGTTGCGGGTGATGTCGATGAGTGTACAGTGTGTGCTGGAACTAGGAAGTGCCGCCTGTACTCCTGA
- the LOC136463265 gene encoding sirohydrochlorin ferrochelatase, chloroplastic-like isoform X3 — translation MNSILKPAPGSETFGREDFAVGDKDAVVIVDHGSRRQESNLLLNDFVEMFRAKTSYRIVEPAHMELAEPTIKDAFGKCVQQGASRVIVSPYFLSPGRHWKQDIPALGAEASKEHSNIPYIVTAPLGLHELMVDIMNDRIKYCLRHVAGDVDECTVCAGTRKCRLYS, via the exons ATGAATTCCATACTGAAACCTGCCCCTGGGTCCGAAACATTTGGGAGGGAGGATTTTGCTGTGGGGGATAAGGATGCTGTGGTCATTGTTGATCATGGGTCAAGACGTCAAGAATCCAATCTCTTGCTAA ATGACTTTGTTGAGATGTTCCGGGCGAAGACTAGCTATAGGATTGTTGAGCCTGCTCATATG GAGCTAGCGGAGCCTACTATAAAGGATGCATTTGGAAAATGTGTGCAACAAGGAGCATCCCGAGTTATTGTTAGTCCATATTTCCTTTCCCCTGGACGACACTGGAAGCAA GACATTCCTGCTTTAGGAGCAGAGGCATCAAAGGAGCACTCAAATATACCCTATATTGTCACTGCCCCTCTTGGGCTGCATGAGCTTATGGTG GATATCATGAACGATCGCATCAAGTACTGCCTGCGACATGTTGCGGGTGATGTCGATGAGTGTACAGTGTGTGCTGGAACTAGGAAGTGCCGCCTGTACTCCTGA